A stretch of the Eulemur rufifrons isolate Redbay chromosome 20, OSU_ERuf_1, whole genome shotgun sequence genome encodes the following:
- the MMP9 gene encoding matrix metalloproteinase-9 encodes MSPWQPLVLALLVLGCCSAAPRTRQPTVVVFPSDLRSNLTDRQLAEEYLYRYGYTRVAEMREETLSMRSSLLLLQKHLSLPETGELDSTTLEAMRTPRCGVPDVGRFQTFEGDLKWHHHNITYWIQNYSEDLPRSVIDDAFARAFAVWSAVTPLTFTRVYGKHADIVIQFGVDEHGDGYPFDGKDGLLAHAFPPGQGIQGDAHFDDAELWSLGKGVVVPTYYGNADGAACHFPFIFEGRSYSACTTDGRSDDTPWCSTTANYDTDHKFGFCPSERLYTQDGNADGKPCQFPFIFEGKSYSACTTDGRSDGYQWCATTGDYDKDKLYGFCPTRVDSTVIGGNAAGELCVFPFVFLGKQYSTCTSEGRSDGRLWCATTSSFDRDKKWGFCPDQGYSLFLVAAHEFGHALGLDHTSVPEALMYPMYRFTEESPLHADDVKGIQYLYGPRPEPDPQPPATTTSEPQPTAPATVCPTGPPTARPSERPTTGPTGPPSAGPTGPPTAGPTAAPTVSLDPADDACNVNIFDAIAEIGNRLHFFKDGRYWRFSESRGHRLQGPFLIADTWPALPAKLDSAFEEPLSKKIFFFSGRQVWVYTGASVLGPRRLDKLGLGSQVTHVTGALPRGGGKVLLFSGQHFWRFDVKTQTVDSKSVTLVDQMFPGVPLNTHDIFQYQEKAYFCQDHFYWRVSSRNEVNQVDFVGYVTYDILQCPEY; translated from the exons ATGAGTCCCTGGCAGCCCCTGGTCCTGGCACTCCTGGTGCTGGGCTGCTGCTCCGCGGCCCCCCGAACACGCCAGCCCACCGTTGTGGTCTTCCCCAGTGACCTGAGAAGCAATCTCACCGACAGGCAGCTGGCAGAG GAATACCTGTACCGTTATGGTTACACTCGCGTGGCTGAGATGCGCGAGGAAACGCTGTCCATGAGgtcctccctgctgctgctccaGAAGCACCTGTCCCTGCCCGAGACCGGGGAGCTGGACAGCACCACCCTGGAGGCCATGCGTACTCCACGCTGCGGAGTCCCAGACGTGGGTAGATTCCAAACCTTCGAGGGCGACCTCAAGTGGCACCACCACAACATCACATACTG GATCCAAAACTACTCGGAAGACTTGCCGCGAAGTGTGATCGACGATGCCTTTGCCCGCGCCTTCGCGGTGTGGAGCGCGGTAACACCGCTCACCTTCACTCGCGTGTACGGCAAGCACGCCGACATCGTCATCCAGTTTGGTGTCGACG AGCACGGAGACGGGTATCCCTTCGACGGGAAGGACGGGCTCCTGGCACACGCCTTTCCTCCTGGCCAAGGCATTCAGGGAGACGCGCACTTCGACGATGCAGAGTTGTGGTCGCTGGGCAAGGGCGTTG TGGTTCCGACCTACTATGGAAACGCAGACGGCGCCGCCTGCCACTTCCCCTTCATCTTCGAGGGCCGCTCCTACTCCGCCTGCACCACGGACGGCCGCTCAGATGACACACCCTGGTGCAGTACCACTGCCAACTATGACACCGACCACAAGTTCGGCTTCTGCCCCAGCGAGA GACTCTACACCCAGGACGGCAATGCGGACGGGAAACCCTGCCAGTTTCCGTTTATCTTCGAGGGCAAATCCTACTCTGCCTGCACCACAGACGGCCGCTCCGACGGCTACCAATGGTGCGCAACCACCGGCGACTACGACAAGGACAAGCTCTACGGTTTCTGCCCTACCCGAG TGGACTCCACCGTGATCGGGGGCAACGCGGCCGGGGAGTTGTGCGTCTTTCCCTTCGTCTTCCTGGGCAAGCAGTACTCGACCTGTACCAGCGAGGGCCGCAGCGATGGACGCCTCTGGTGCGCCACCACCTCGAGCTTTGACAGAGACAAGAAGTGGGGCTTCTGCCCAGACCAAG GATACAGCCTGTTCCTTGTGGCCGCGCACGAGTTCGGCCATGCGCTGGGCTTAGATCACACATCGGTGCCAGAGGCGCTCATGTACCCCATGTACCGCTTCACCGAGGAGTCCCCGCTGCATGCGGACGACGTGAAAGGCATTCAGTATCTCTATG GTCCTCGCCCTGAGCCTGACCCACAGCCTCCAGCCACCACCACATCTGAACCGCAGCCCACGGCCCCCGCGACGGTCTGCCCCACCGGACCCCCCACTGCCCGCCCCTCAGAGCGCCCCACAACCGGCCCCACAGGCCCCCCCTCCGCTGGCCCCACGGGTCCCCCCACCGCCGGCCCTACTGCGGCCCCTACTGTGTCTTTGGATCCCGCAGACGATGCCTGCAACGTGAACATCTTCGACGCCATCGCGGAAATAGGGAACCGGCTGCATTTCTTCAAGGATGG GAGGTACTGGCGATTCTCTGAGAGCAGGGGGCACCGGCTGCAGGGCCCCTTCCTTATTGCCGACACGTGGCCTGCACTGCCCGCCAAGCTGGACTCTGCCTTCGAGGAGCCGCTCAGCAAgaagattttcttcttctctg GGCGCCAAGTGTGGGTGTACACAGGAGCGTCGGTGCTGGGCCCGAGGCGTCTGGACAAGCTGGGCCTGGGCTCGCAGGTGACCCACGTCACCGGGGCCCTCCCGCGCGGCGGGGGTAAGGTGCTACTGTTCAGCGGGCAGCACTTCTGGAG GTTCGACGTAAAGACGCAGACGGTGGATAGCAAGAGCGTCACGTTGGTGGACCAGATGTTCCCCGGGGTGCCTTTGAATACGCACGACATCTTCCAGTACCAAG AGAAAGCCTACTTCTGCCAGGATCACTTCTACTGGCGTGTGAGTTCCCGGAATGAGGTGAATCAGGTGGACTTCGTGGGCTACGTGACCTATGACATCCTGCAGTGCCCCGAATACTAG